The genomic DNA GGGCGCAGCGCTCTACCCGGGCTCGTGGAGCGAGTGGTGCGCCGACCCGGCTCGGCCGGTGGCAAGCGGCGCCTGATGGTGGCGTGATGGTGGCGTGATGGCACCGTGAGAGCGGGCGCCGGTCAGCCTTACTTGGTGGCAGCCGCCACGCCGTGCGCGTGGCCATGACCATGGTCATGCGCTTCGTGCACGCCATTGGTGATGAAGAAGATGGCGCAGATCCCGGTGGCAACCAGCACCACCTGGATGATCGACTCGCGCCAGCGCGGCTTGCGCTGCATCTGCGGCATCAGGTCGCTCACGGCGATATAGACGAAGCTGCTTGAAGCAATCACCAGCACGTACGGAATCCAGCCACTCATCTGGTCGAGCAGGTAATAGCCAACCACCCCGCCGGCGATGGCCGCCAGGCTGGACAGCAGGTTGAAGGCAAAGGCGCGCGCCTTCGAGAACCCAGCGTTGAGCAGCACGATGAAATCGCCAACTTCCTGCGGGATCTCGTGCGCGGCGATGGCCAGCGCGGTGACCAGGCCAATATGCGGATCGGCCAGGAAGGCAGCGGCGATCACGATGCCGTCGGCGAAGTTGTGGAAGGTATCGCCCACCAGGATGGTCATGCCGCTACGGCCCGCTTCCTCGCGGTCATGGCCGTGGTGGTGGTGGTGCCCATCCCCTTCGTGATGGTGAGAGTGGCGCAGCAGCGCGACCTTTTCCAGCAGGAAGAAACCAAGCAGGCCGGCCAGCAGGGTACCGAACAAGGCACGCGGATCGGCGCCGGACTCGAAGGCCTCGGGCAGGGAATGCAGCAGCGCCGTGGCCAGCAGCACCCCCACCGAGAAACTCACCATGCGCTCGACCACGCGGGATGCCACCGTCAGCGACAACAGCGCCGCGCCAAAGATACTGCCCACCCCCGAGATGGTGGCGGCAAGCAGGATATAGACAAGCGTGGAATCGATGATGGGCTCCTGGGATCGGCTTTTCCGCTCGCGGGGAGCAGCATCGATCTCAAACGCAACAGTGTTGCAAGAAACGAAGCCCGCATTGTACGTAGGTTGCAGCCGGTTTTGCAAATCCCGCCGCACAAGTCGACCTTGGCCGCCGGGCCTTGCCGCAAACGCGTGCCAATGCGCGCCCGCGTCAAACCCCGTGCTGCTTTAACCAGGCCAGGCAGCGCTGCCAGCCGTCCTTGGCGTCGGCCTCCCGATAGCTCGGGCGGTAGTCCGCGTTGAAGGCATGGCCGGATTCCGGATAGACCACGAAGGTCGATGCCTTGGCAAAGGGATCGTTCGATGCCGCCAGCGCCGCCCTCATCTTCTCGACCTGCTCCTGGGTGATGCCAGTGTCCTTGCCGCCATAGAGCCCCAGCACCGGCACCTTGAGCTGGCCGGCCAGGTCGATCGGGTTGCGCGGCTTGATCGGGGTCGGCTCGCCCACCAGCTGGCCATACCAGGCCACGCCGGCCTTGATCTGCTGGCTATGCGCGGCGTACAGCCAGGTAATGCGCCCGCCCCAGCAAAAGCCGGTGATGGCCAGCCGGCTGGTATTGCCGCCGTTGCCCTTGGCCCAGGCCACGGCAGCATCGAGATCGCCCATCACCTGCTCGTCGGGCACCTTGGAGATGAGCTTCGCCTGCAGTTCCTGGATCGTGCCGAAGCTGCTGGGGTCGCCCTGGCGCGCGAACAGCTCCGGCGCGATGGCGAGGTAGCCCAGCTTGGCAAAGCGCCGGCAGATGTCGGCGATGTGCTCATGCACGCCGAAGATTTCGCTGACCACCAGCACCACCGGCAAGTTGGTCTTGCCTTCCGGCTGGGCGCAGTACGCCGGCATGTTGAAGCCGCCCGAGGGAATCGTCACCTCGCCGGCGGTGAGGCCGGTGAAATCGGTCTTGATGGCCTGCGCCATCACGGGCAAGGCAGCGGCAGCAAACGCCGAACCCAGCGCCGTCTTGACGAAGGCGCGGCGGTCAAAGGACTGGCTGGGTAAGAGGCTTTCGACTTCTGGCTTCAGCATGCGGTCTCCTGTCAGGCGTGGATGGCGTGGATGGCTTGAATGGCTTGGATTGCGGATCCGGAAGGGGCAAGGCACGCCGGCGCCACCGGCGCCGGGAGATCCGATTCTAAGCAAACATGGCGTGAAACGCACGCGCCCGAAAGGAGGGGCGAGCCTCTGCCCTCCTCCGGCACCCGTTAGCCTGTCAGCCGGTCAGTGCAGCTTGACGCGCGGGCTGGTCTTGCTGCGCAGCCAGTGGGTCACGGTATCCAGCCCCATGCCCACGGCGCCGTGCAGCGCCATGACGTGCATGCGGTACAGGGAGCTGTACATCACGCGCGCCAACAGGCCCTCGATGAACATGGAGCCGCCGATCAAGCCGCCCATCAGGCTGCCGACCGCGCTGAAATGCCCCAACGACACCAGCGACCCCAGGTCCTTGAAGGCAAACGACGGCAGCGGCTTGCCGTCCAGGCGCGCGCGCAGCGCGCCGTAGAGGAACATGGCCTGCTGGTGCGCGGCCTGGGCGCGCGGCGGCACCGCGCCCTGCTTCTCGGGCCAGGGGCAGCTGGCGCAATCGCCGAAGGCGAAGATATCGGGATCGGCCTCGCTTTGCAGCGTGGGCTTGACGATGATCTGCCCCATCCGGCTGACCGGCAGGCCCAGGGTGGACAGCACCGCCGGCGCGGTAATGCCGGCGGCCCACACCGTCAGGTCGGCGTCGATGCGCTTGCCGCTGGCGGTCAACACCGCGTCCTCGGTGACTTCGGTCACGCGCTCGGCGGTGAGGACTTCGATGTCGAGCTTGTGCAGCAGCTTGGTGGTTTCGGTGGACACGCGCTCGGACAGCGCGGGCAGGATGCGCGGGCCGGCCTCGATCACGCGGATGCGCACATCGCGGCGCGGATCCAGCTGATGCAGCCCGTAGGCGCTGAGCACGTGCGCGGTATTGCGCAGCTCGGCGGAGAGCTCGACGCCGGTGGCGCCGGCGCCGATGATGGCAACGTCCACGCGCGGGCGGCTGTCTTCGCCAATGCGCCCGCGCCCGTTCTGGGCACGCACGCAGGCCGAGATCAGCTTGCGGCGGAAACGCTCTGCCTGGTCCACGGTATCGAGCGCGATGGCGTTCTCGGCCGCGCCGGGCACACCGAAGAAATGCGTGACGCAGCCGATCGCCAGCACCAGGGTGTCATAGGGCAGTTCGCGCGCGGGCAAGAGCTCCGTGCCGTCGAGGTCGACGCAGGCCGCCACCGAGATGGTCTTGCGGGTCCGGTCGATGCCGGTCAGCTCGCCTTGCTGGAATTCGAAATGATGCCAGCGCGCCTGCGCGACGTATTCAAGTTGATGGGTGTGGGGATCCATGCTGCCGGCGGCCACTTCATGCAGCAGCGGTTTCCAGATATGCGTGGGGGAGCGGTCCACCAGTACCACCTGCGCGGCCCCGCTCTTGCCGAGCTTGTCGCCCAGCCGGGTGACCAGCTCCAGCCCGCCTGCTCCTCCTCCCACTACGATGATGCGATGCGCCCTTCCCTCTGTGCTCATGATCTACCCAGTGTCGTCGATATTCTTTTGCCGGGGCACGACGCGAGCCAGTGGCCACGGCTTTTCGCCAGTTTGCTGCACAGCAGCACAACTAGCAAGGCGCCATTCACCGATTCAGCGGTCGCTTCATTCGATACCAGGATGCAGGAATATGGGACCGTGGGCAATCCCGGAGCGGCCCGAGGGGCCGCCCCGTGCGCTTAGTGGGCCTCCTCCCAGTTGCTGCCGGTGCCGACTTCGGCCACCAGCGGCACGCGCAGTTCGGCCACATTGCACATCAGTTCCGGCAGCTTGACCTTGACCAGCTCCAGCTCGGCCTGCGGCACTTCAAGCACCAGTTCATCATGCACCTGCATGACTTGGCGCGTGCCCAGGCCATCGCGTTCCAGCCAGCCCTGCACGGCGATCATGGACAGCTTGATCAGGTCGGCGGCGGTGCCCTGCATCGGCGCGTTGATGGCGGCACGCTCGGCGCCCTGGCGGCGCGGGCCGTTGCCGCCGTTGATGTCGGGCAGCCACAGGCGGCGGCCAAACACGGTCTCGACGAAGCCCTGCTCGCGCGCGGTCTGCCGCGTTTCTTCCATGTACCTCGCCACGCCGGGGTAGCGCATGAAATAGCGATCGATGTAGTGCTTGGCGGCCTCGCGCTCGATACCGAGGTTGCCGGCCAGGCCAAAGGCGCTCATGCCGTAGATCAGGCCGAAATTGATGACCTTGGCGTAGCGGCGCTGCTCGCTGCTGACCGCATCCGGCGCCACGCCGAAGATCTCCGCCGCAGTGGCGCGGTGCACGTCCTCGCCCTCGGCGAACGAGCGCATCAGGTTCTCGTCGCCGGAGATATGGGCCATGATGCGCAGCTCGATCTGCGAGTAATCGGCCGACACGATCACGTTGCCCGGTGCGGCGATAAAGGCCTCGCGGATACGGCGGCCTTCTTCGGTGCGCACGGGGATGTTCTGCAGGTTGGGCTCGGTCGAAGCCAGCCGGCCGGTCACCGCGGTGGTTTGCCCATAGCTCGTATGCACGCGTCCGGTGGCCGGGTTGACCATCTTCGGCAGCTTGTCGGTATAGGTGGACTTGAGCTTGGCCAGGCCGCGGTAGTCCAGCAGCAGCTTGGGCAGCGGGTAATCCTCCGCCAGCTTCTGCAGCACCTCTTCGTCGGTGGACGGCGCGCCGCTGGCGGTCTTCTTGACCACCGGCAGCTTCATCTGGCCGAACAGGATCTCGCCGATCTGCTTGGGCGAGCCCAGGTTGAAGGGCTGGCCCGCGGCCTCATAGGCGGCCTGTTCCAGCTCCAGCATGCGCTGGCCAAGCTGCGCGCTCTGCGCGCCCAGGCGCGCGGCGTCGATCAGCACGCCATTGCGCTCGATCTTCTGCAGCACCACCGAGACCGGCATCTCGATCTGCTCGTAGACGTAGTGCACGCCCCGCAAGGCCTCGACCTGCGGGTACATATTGCGGTGCAGGCGCAGCGTGACGTCGGCGTCCTCGGCGGCGTACTCGGTGGCGCGCGCGATGTCGATCTGGTCGAAGCCGATCTGGCTCGCGCCCTTGCCGCACACTTCCTCGTAGCTGATGGTCTTGAGGCCGAGCAGGCGCTCGGCCAGGCTGTCCATGCCATGGTTGCGGTGGGACGCCAGCACGTAGCTCTGCAGCATGGTGTCGTGCACGATGCCGCGCAGGTTCACGCCATGATTGGCAAAGACATGGGCGTCGTACTTCAGGTTCTGACCGACCTTGCCGCGCAACGGGTCTTCCAGCCAGGCGCGCATGCGCGCCAGCACGGCCTCGCGCGTGAGCTGGCCATTGGCTTC from Cupriavidus sp. D39 includes the following:
- a CDS encoding ZIP family metal transporter, producing MSGVGSIFGAALLSLTVASRVVERMVSFSVGVLLATALLHSLPEAFESGADPRALFGTLLAGLLGFFLLEKVALLRHSHHHEGDGHHHHHGHDREEAGRSGMTILVGDTFHNFADGIVIAAAFLADPHIGLVTALAIAAHEIPQEVGDFIVLLNAGFSKARAFAFNLLSSLAAIAGGVVGYYLLDQMSGWIPYVLVIASSSFVYIAVSDLMPQMQRKPRWRESIIQVVLVATGICAIFFITNGVHEAHDHGHGHAHGVAAATK
- a CDS encoding dienelactone hydrolase family protein yields the protein MLKPEVESLLPSQSFDRRAFVKTALGSAFAAAALPVMAQAIKTDFTGLTAGEVTIPSGGFNMPAYCAQPEGKTNLPVVLVVSEIFGVHEHIADICRRFAKLGYLAIAPELFARQGDPSSFGTIQELQAKLISKVPDEQVMGDLDAAVAWAKGNGGNTSRLAITGFCWGGRITWLYAAHSQQIKAGVAWYGQLVGEPTPIKPRNPIDLAGQLKVPVLGLYGGKDTGITQEQVEKMRAALAASNDPFAKASTFVVYPESGHAFNADYRPSYREADAKDGWQRCLAWLKQHGV
- a CDS encoding NAD(P)/FAD-dependent oxidoreductase produces the protein MSTEGRAHRIIVVGGGAGGLELVTRLGDKLGKSGAAQVVLVDRSPTHIWKPLLHEVAAGSMDPHTHQLEYVAQARWHHFEFQQGELTGIDRTRKTISVAACVDLDGTELLPARELPYDTLVLAIGCVTHFFGVPGAAENAIALDTVDQAERFRRKLISACVRAQNGRGRIGEDSRPRVDVAIIGAGATGVELSAELRNTAHVLSAYGLHQLDPRRDVRIRVIEAGPRILPALSERVSTETTKLLHKLDIEVLTAERVTEVTEDAVLTASGKRIDADLTVWAAGITAPAVLSTLGLPVSRMGQIIVKPTLQSEADPDIFAFGDCASCPWPEKQGAVPPRAQAAHQQAMFLYGALRARLDGKPLPSFAFKDLGSLVSLGHFSAVGSLMGGLIGGSMFIEGLLARVMYSSLYRMHVMALHGAVGMGLDTVTHWLRSKTSPRVKLH
- the polA gene encoding DNA polymerase I; the protein is MSDSPKTLLLVDGSSYLYRAYHALPDLRNGEGLPTGAIYGMINMLRKLRSDFPAEYSACVFDAKGKTFRDDLYPAYKEHRPSMPEDLAKQIEPIHEAVRALGWPIVVVEGVEADDVIGTLARQATTEGMRTVVSTGDKDLAQLVDDHVTLVNTMSGEVLDPPGVVAKFGVPPDRIVDYLSLIGDAVDNVPGVPKVGPKTAVKWLAEYGTLDDVMASAPGIKGVVGENLRNTLEWLPKARELVTVKTDCDLTSSLADFHQLKGGSEDKDKLIDFFARYGFKTWLREATGESLPNPRAQARASAAAPAAAGAGAADPGPAQGGLFDSAPAPAQIRYETVATEAALEAWMRRIETAPLVSIDTETTSLDPLQAQLVGISLSIEPGEACYIPVAHRGPDVVGLEANGQLTREAVLARMRAWLEDPLRGKVGQNLKYDAHVFANHGVNLRGIVHDTMLQSYVLASHRNHGMDSLAERLLGLKTISYEEVCGKGASQIGFDQIDIARATEYAAEDADVTLRLHRNMYPQVEALRGVHYVYEQIEMPVSVVLQKIERNGVLIDAARLGAQSAQLGQRMLELEQAAYEAAGQPFNLGSPKQIGEILFGQMKLPVVKKTASGAPSTDEEVLQKLAEDYPLPKLLLDYRGLAKLKSTYTDKLPKMVNPATGRVHTSYGQTTAVTGRLASTEPNLQNIPVRTEEGRRIREAFIAAPGNVIVSADYSQIELRIMAHISGDENLMRSFAEGEDVHRATAAEIFGVAPDAVSSEQRRYAKVINFGLIYGMSAFGLAGNLGIEREAAKHYIDRYFMRYPGVARYMEETRQTAREQGFVETVFGRRLWLPDINGGNGPRRQGAERAAINAPMQGTAADLIKLSMIAVQGWLERDGLGTRQVMQVHDELVLEVPQAELELVKVKLPELMCNVAELRVPLVAEVGTGSNWEEAH